The following proteins are encoded in a genomic region of Cygnus olor isolate bCygOlo1 chromosome 23, bCygOlo1.pri.v2, whole genome shotgun sequence:
- the LOC121059063 gene encoding collagen alpha-1(X) chain-like, with the protein MVPGPPGFPGTGPLGHPGVTGVGPRPAGGHRGGSYGLPGDPPGVTGEGLPGRPGARRRSP; encoded by the exons ATGGTCCC GGGCCCACCGGGGTTCCCCGGGACAGGTCCACTGGGGCATCCGG gggtcactggggtgggtcct cggcccgccgggggtcaccggggtgggtcctacgGGCTGCCCGGGGACCCGCCGGGGGTGACCGGGGAGGGTcttccggggcgcccgggggcccgtcggAGGTCACCAAG